A window from Amblyomma americanum isolate KBUSLIRL-KWMA chromosome 7, ASM5285725v1, whole genome shotgun sequence encodes these proteins:
- the LOC144097642 gene encoding neprilysin-1-like: MGSTAPPPMGVEQPASKRSSRSRSLSTRSSKHGKYSKRDRLRDALGTAGEDYKLHEAGRPADVFPAPPSSEATAAMRPIMKIMLPFILAAVGSALVFLCVIMLVKFMQPKLSVGLCRKPGCLRHVQELKSSMNTEFKPCSDFYSFVCGSWKPAGVERSMIERIFAHSREVAVGELEGDPKETPVPLAAQYFQSCMANRSVTSIESEIKKFKSFKRGLGLGWPEQWPESGEPHVPPLKILLNLTVNWNINLIFKVRGVPAYQNRPKLIYIKRGDWKHRGANPTDEEFVKLVDDECDYLGVPPPGDLLDLKGHVQTIISETVAFNPDTRDEQKRTLKEIDQQTPSQRDRWLEYLNEIFRTEYTSVWNRDDIVLIEHPAILANLQRLLEKVPEASLRAGLSWVFVRNYLWAVIGKPQLRMKGDASQLQTFRKQTCLAHVETTFGLLVSARHIHERFSKTLRDTIVDLFDMVRERIKIKFANSSWIDAIVKKKSYGKLGGIWKSLLPDSRFFSKYTLAGLYKNFPSLGDSFMDNVVSVAKAFRKTMASDDYFSIYSKRLGIGGVASRYGYYYNSVSMDVGALEPPLLYVDGSFAMTYGSLGTILAASMVRAFDEHGVAYNDKGEDDPWWSTGLEEYDKRVKCNLGGAPSEPSTPSGGNSSTNPPSSPLKSKARVNPLFWRALAIDASFEAYRHAVRMEHKVDVHPLDGLESYTDDQVFFMTYCLMTCAVDRNGDECNVPLRHLNKFSTTFKCSPKDTMNPKEKCTFFD, from the coding sequence GCACCGCCGAGCTCCGAAGCAACAGCCGCGATGCGTCCCATAATGAAGATAATGCTTCCCTTCAtcctggcagcggtgggatcggcTCTGGTATTCCTGTGTGTGATAATGCTCGTCAAATTCATGCAGCCTAAGCTCTCGGTGGGTCTATGTAGGAAGCCAGGCTGTTTAAGGCACGTTCAAGAGCTGAAGAGCTCCATGAACACTGAATTCAAACCATGTAGCGACTTCTACAGCTTCGTGTGCGGGTCCTGGAAGCCCGCCGGAGTGGAGCGCTCAATGATCGAGCGAATATTCGCCCATTCTCGCGAAGTTGCCGTCGGGGAGCTCGAGGGAGATCCCAAGGAGACCCCGGTCCCATTAGCGGCACAGTATTTCCAAAGCTGCATGGCCAACCGCTCCGTCACTTCGATCGAGAGCGAGATTAAGAAATTCAAGAGCTTCAAGAGAGGCCTGGGCCTCGGGTGGCCCGAACAGTGGCCGGAGAGCGGCGAGCCCCATGTGCCCCCTCTGAAGATCCTGCTAAACTTGACTGTCAACTGGAATATTAACTTGATCTTCAAAGTGCGCGGTGTGCCGGCCTACCAGAACCGGCCCAAGCTGATTTACATCAAGCGCGGAGACTGGAAGCACAGGGGGGCAAACCCGACAGATGAAGAGTTCGTGAAGCTAGTCGATGATGAGTGCGACTACCTAGGAGTGCCTCCGCCAGGGGATCTATTGGATTTGAAGGGGCACGTCCAAACCATCATCAGCGAAACAGTGGCGTTCAATCCTGACACCAGGGACGAACAGAAACGGACATTGAAAGAGATTGACCAGCAAACGCCATCACAAAGGGATCGGTGGTTGGAGTACCTGAACGAGATTTTCCGCACCGAGTACACCTCGGTGTGGAACAGAGACGATATCGTGTTAATCGAACACCCGGCCATTCTTGCCAATTTGCAGCGTTTGCTAGAAAAAGTTCCCGAAGCCTCGTTACGAGCCGGCCTTTCCTGGGTGTTCGTTCGCAACTACCTCTGGGCTGTCATTGGGAAGCCGCAGCTgcggatgaaaggcgacgcgagTCAACTCCAGACCTTCAGAAAGCAAACCTGCTTGGCACACGTGGAGACGACGTTTGGCTTGCTCGTGTCGGCCAGGCACATCCACGAGCGGTTCAGCAAGACACTGCGCGATACGATAGTCGACTTGTTCGACATGGTGCGAGAGCGGATAAAAATCAAGTTCGCAAACTCCTCGTGGATCGACGCTATCGTCAAGAAAAAGTCTTATGGAAAGCTGGGAGGCATTTGGAAAAGCCTACTGCCCGACAGCCGATTTTTTTCAAAGTACACCCTGGCCGGTCTGTACAAGAACTTCCCAAGCCTGGGCGACTCGTTCATGGACAACGTCGTTAGCGTTGCCAAGGCGTTCCGTAAGACAATGGCTAGCGACGACTACTTCAGTATATACTCCAAACGTTTAGGCATCGGCGGTGTGGCCAGCCGTTACGGCTACTACTACAACAGCGTGTCCATGGACGTCGGCGCCCTGGAACCTCCGTTGCTCTACGTTGACGGTTCGTTCGCAATGACGTACGGATCCCTGGGAACGATATTGGCGGCTTCGATGGTGCGGGCGTTCGACGAACACGGCGTCGCTTACAACGACAAGGGAGAAGACGACCCCTGGTGGAGTACGGGGCTCGAGGAGTACGACAAGCGCGTCAAGTGCAACCTAGGCGGCGCCCCTTCAGAACCCAGCACGCCATctggcggcaacagcagcaccaaccCGCCTTCGTCCCCGCTGAAGTCGAAAGCGCGCGTGAATCCGTTGTTCTGGAGAGCGCTGGCCATTGACGCCTCGTTCGAGGCGTACCGCCACGCTGTGAGGATGGAGCATAAGGTAGACGTGCACCCGCTGGATGGACTCGAGTCTTACACTGACGACCAAGTGTTCTTCATGACGTACTGCCTCATGACGTGCGCCGTGGACAGAAACGGTGACGAGTGCAATGTGCCCCTGCGTCACTTGAACAAGTTCTCCACCACCTTTAAATGCTCTCCTAAGGACACTATGAACCCGAAGGAGAAGTGCACTTTCTTTGACTGA